The segment AAAATGGCATTCTCAGCCAAACCGAGCGGGAAAAAGTAACCGCTATCGTTCTCCACAGTGCAGGAAACATCAGCGACCTGACCGGCATTAAATATTTCCCGAATCTGAAAGAGTTGTACTGCAACGGCGGGGATCTTGCCAACCTTGATGTGAGCCAAAATACTAAGCTGACCAATCTGTACTGTTACAACAATCAGCTCACCAGTCTGGATGTAAGTGAAAACACCAAGCTGACTGAACTGGACTGCTCCGACAACCAGCTCGCCAATCTGGATGTAAGTGAAAACCCCGAGCTGACCTATCTGAAATGCGGCAGCAATCAGCTCACCCGCCTGGATTTGCACGTCAACACCGCATTGGAAACGCTAATCTGCGACAATAACCAGCTCACCAGCTTGAATCTGAGCAGCAACACCGCGCTGACTCAGGTGTATTGCTCCGGCAACAAGCGCCAGATCACCGTGGGCGAGACCGGCCAGTTTGATCTGTCCGCGCTGAAGGGCTTTGACGTTTCCAAAGCCTCCGGCTGGTCTGAGGGTGCCACTGTGGATGGGAATATCCTGACCGTGCCGTACGGCGTGACCGAGATATCCTATCGATATGATCTGGATCTGGGCAACAGAAAGCGCGAGACGTTCACCCTTACCTTTGACAAGGTGGAAGAGCCCGACCTTCCCGACGATTCGAGTGCCCCCGCAGACACCGGCAGCACCGCAGGCGGCGCCATTGCCGCTGTGGCCGTGGGCGGCGCGGCCGTGTGGGGCGGCTATGAGCTCGTCACCCGCGTGATGCTGCACAGCCTGCTGCCCGAGGGCGCAGCCATCCCGGCCAGCCGCGGCCAGCTGGCCTTGCTGGTGTGGAACACCGCAGGCCGTCCCGAACCCGTGAACGCCCCTGCTTTTGCGGATGTGACCGACCCGGACACCGCCAGAGCGGCCCAGTGGTGCGTGGAGCAGGGCCTGCTGACCCTGAAGAAGGACGGCAGCTTTGACCCGGACGGCTGGACACCCAAGTTCCGTGTGATTCAGGTGTGGAACAAGGCATTCCCCAAGCAGTAACCTGACGGCAAAAGGCCGGCGCAAACTCCTTCAGTCTCGCATTCGCTCGACAGCTCCCTCAGTGAGGGAGCCTCTGGCGAAGAGATAAGGCTTTATGCCATGCCAAAGCCTCCCTCACAGAGGGAGGTGGCACGGCGTAAGCCGTGACGGAAGGAGTTACGTCGACCTTTCTTTGCTGCTTTTATTTCTTTCACCCGATCTGCTGCACCACCGGTTCATCCGGCGGCGGAGTGAGGGTGGAATGCTCCACGATGAACTGCTCTGCCCTCTCCCGGGCCAGACGCTGGCGCACCTTGCGTGCATCGTTGGCCGGGAAGGTGCGCTCACCGTCCAGCTTCGCGTCCCAGTGGGCAGCGGCTGCCGCCACCTCGGCGTCCGAGGGTGCAAGTCCTTCCTTTTCCGCCACCAGCAACAGCCCCAGCCAGCTGCGCAGCTTGCGCTCTGCCTGCGTGTGGAGCCAGACGCGGAACTCCTCCACGGTCTGACCGCGCACCTTGAGGAACTGGTCAAAGTTGATGCCGTTGGCCTGCAGGCTCAGGTTGAACTGCCGCTGCTCGGCAAAGTAATTGCCGCCCACCAGCTGTTTGGGCAGTGTGCCCGTTACCGCATCGCCCAGCTGCCACACCAGCTCCCTGCGGGCACGCTGCACCGCCTGTGCGCAGCGCTGGGCCCAGATGTCCCGGGCCACCTGCCGGCGCAGCGCTGCCTTGCCCGCGGCGTCGGCTGCACGCTCCTCGTCGCCGTGGTGACGGTTGATCTCCAGTTCAATGGTCAGCTGCCGGATGGGGTGCGGCTCCACGGCCTGCACGAAACCGGTGTACTGCCCCACTTCCAGCGGCGGCAGCGCGTAGAACTGCGCCCCCGCCCGGAAGCCCTCGGCCCGGTTCACCGCCAGCAATTCAAAATCCGGGTCGGTCACCGGCACCACATGGTACTCCCGCACCAGCTGCTCATACAGCGCCGAAAAGCCGCCCAGAATAGTGCGGTTCACCGCCTCAGTCAGCAGACCGTCCTCTTCCTGCGGCGCGTCCGGCCCTGCCTGCACCTGTGCAATGGCTGCCGCCAGTTCCTCGGCACCGGCTGTGAATACCAGACGGCAGTCGCCCGGCTCAGCCATGCCAAAATGTTCCAGTTTCATCCTCTTTTCCCCTTTCAGTGGGCAATGCCCACGGTCAGCACCAGCAGGACCACACCCAGCACGGCATACAGCACCTCGGCTCCCAGCGTGGCCCGGTCGCCTTCCACGTACATCTTCTCCGGGTCGTCGGGGTCATAGTATAAGGTGACGGTATCTCCCACCGCAAAGCTCTTGCCCCGTGCAGGCTTCGGGTAGTGCAGCCGATGGCTGCCGCCTGCGGTGGTAAAGGCCAGCACATAGGCACCACCATCCCGGCTCTTCACGGTGCCCTCCACCGTGGCCGCGACCTTCTGCCCCTGCGTGCACAGCCTGCGCCGTGCCAGCACACTGCGCAGCGCCATAAAGAACATGATGCCTGCCCCCAGCAGGAAAATGATAACATTGAACATTCTGTTTTCCCTCATTTTCTCGGCAGCCGCTTTCCCGCTCCGGGGCGCACCGGGCCGACACCGCGCCACTGCCGGTATGGCAGCAAGCGGGCCGTGCAGCGGTGTGCTGCGGTGTGCAAAAGCAGCTTCTTAGTCTGCGCATACAGGAGCACCCGCAGCGCGTCCTGTTTATTGTATCACACTTTGGCGAAAATTTCGCCCTGCAGCGGCTATTCAGAGTGCATCAATTTTGCCGCAAAAATTTGTCGAGAAAATCTGAAAATAATGCTTGACATTCTTCGTATATCTGGTATAATAACTATCGTTCCGAGCGGTACAGCTCACGAACATAACAGAATATGCGGATATGGCGGAATTGGCAGACGCGTTAGATTCAGGTTCTAATCGGGGCAACTCGGTGGAGGTTCAAGTCCTCTTATCCGCACCAAACCATGAAAATCCGAACCTTTTCTCGATAGGAGAAGGGTTCGGATTTTTTGTTTTCTTCGGAAAGCAAAATGAAGGCTCCTTCCCGACGGCTGTGTGTCCAAAACCTTATCAGAAGAACCGTATAACAAAAGTCACAACTGTAAAGGTGCCGTAAGGCAGAAAGGACACGAGTATGAAGTACGATGAAAGAACCTGCAAATTCAACATGGACACCGGCTGCGTGGAGCTGCTGCTCGGGGATGGGAGAAAAATTTCCATTGACTGCACTGGGGTCGAGGATGCGTTGGACGTGACCATGGCGCAGAGGTCGGAGTTGGATTACCTTATCCACAATGACCCGTTGGGCTATGCAGACTTGATTCTGAATGGCGCCCCGGAGAAATACCTGAAAAATGTAAACGGGAGCCATGGGTTAGAAGATTAAGCAAAGAAAGAGCAGGAGCATTTTGAGAATGTTCCTGCGCTTTCTTATACCTGTTCCATCAACTTGACGAAGGCTTGTGCATAGCGCGGCAGATAGTCACCGGTGCGCCATGCCGCCACCGATTCAATATGAAGTGTACAGTTTTGTAAAGGATAGGCTCCGAAAGGAATATCAAGCTCCAGATGTTCCAGCAGTTCTCCGCTCAAAAATCCAATTCCATAGCCATTTGCAGCCAATGCGGCCGCAGCACGAATATTGCTGCTCTCTAAAATCTCGGCGGGCTGAATATGCCGTTTTTCCAGTTCCTGAAGGATATACTGCCCCTGCCGCTGGGTACGATTTTGCAAAAGCAAAGTCTGTCCGGCCAACCACTCCAGCGAAAACTCTCCTCTTTGGGCAGATTTCGCTTCTAACGGATGCCCTTTCGATAAAATTGCGTACATCTTATCACTGTGCATGACCTGATAACTTAAGCCGGTCATTCGTTCAAAGGACATATAAAATGCCAGATCTATTTCGCCGTTCAGCAATTTCTGGTCAAGTACGGCACTGGGGGCCTCTACAATGCGGAACTGTACCTGCGGAAACTCTTTGTGGAAGATGGGTAGTACCTTCGGCAGCGAGAAGCTGCATCGGAACGGCGGGATACCAACATAAAGAACACCCCGGTCAGAACGCAGAATATCCGTCATCTCTGCATCCATCTCACGCTTCTGGCTTAGGATACGCTCCACATGGGCATAGTACCGCTGTCCGGCATAGGTCAGCTTCAATCGGCGGCTCCCACGTTGAAACAAAACCAGTCCAAGGTCTTCTTCCAACTTTTGCAAAAATTTAGAAAGTGTAGGCTGGCTGACATAGAGCTGCCGCGCTGCATGGGTAAGATTTCCGCATTTTACAATAGTGGAAAAATATTCTAACTCCTTGAAATCCATATAGATTCACCTGCCTATTCCGTGTGCTTTTATTTTATCATGTACTATGCATATAAGCTATAGAAAAAATGAAAAATTGATATTTTTGGAATCGAAAAAGTTATGATATACTGCTACTTGTGAAATATATCACAAGAAAATCTTTCTTTGGGACGAAAAAAGCAGGAGGAAATCATGAAAAAGAACAAGATGCTGTATCGCATTGTTGCAGCAGTCCTTGCTTGTGCAGTGGTTGCGCTGGCGCTCGTCACGTATCAGAGCCGCAGTAGCAGCAATGCACCTGTGGCAGAAGGCGCTGTGACTGCAACTGGTTCGGCGAAGGGCATGGAAGGCGATGTGGTGGTGGAAGTCACAGCAGATGCCACTACTATATACTCCATCACTGTGAAGGAGCAGAATGAAACACAGGGCATTGGCTCTGTGGTCTGTGAGCAGCTGCCGGATACCATGGTGGCTGCAAACAGCTACAATGTGGATGGCATTGCCGGTGCAACGGTCACCAGCGATGCGCTGAAGGAAGCCGTGAAAGCCGCTCTGACCAGTGCCGGGCTGGACGCATCTGCTTTTGCAGTTGCACAGACGAGCGATGCCGCAGTGGAAAAAACTGCCGAGAGTCTGGATTGTGATGTGGTCATTGTTGGTGCAGGCGGTGCCGGTTTGACTGCTGCTGCACAGGCCGCTGAAAATGGAGCCAAGGTCATTGTTGTTGAAAAGATGCCCATTGTGGGCGGCAACAGCCTGAAAGCAACGGGCGGCATGAACGCTGCGGACACCAAATATCAGGAAGCACTGGGCATTACGGACAGTGGTGTGGACGAATTTATCGAGGATACCATGAATGGCGGCCATCAGATCAACGACCGCAGCTTGGTGACCGTGATGGCAGAAGAAAGTTCGGATGCAGTCGATTGGCTGGATGCTATCGGTGCTCCGCTGCCCAAAGTCGCTGCAACGGGCGGCACTACCCACAAATATCTGCATGAGCCGGAAGATGGAAGCGCAGTCGGCAGCTATCTGGTTGAAAAGCTGAATGCACAGGCAGAAAAGCTGGGTGTGCAGATCATGCTGAACACCGAAGCGA is part of the Faecalibacterium sp. HTF-F genome and harbors:
- a CDS encoding DUF6061 family protein, with the protein product MKYDERTCKFNMDTGCVELLLGDGRKISIDCTGVEDALDVTMAQRSELDYLIHNDPLGYADLILNGAPEKYLKNVNGSHGLED
- a CDS encoding FKBP-type peptidylprolyl isomerase yields the protein MKLEHFGMAEPGDCRLVFTAGAEELAAAIAQVQAGPDAPQEEDGLLTEAVNRTILGGFSALYEQLVREYHVVPVTDPDFELLAVNRAEGFRAGAQFYALPPLEVGQYTGFVQAVEPHPIRQLTIELEINRHHGDEERAADAAGKAALRRQVARDIWAQRCAQAVQRARRELVWQLGDAVTGTLPKQLVGGNYFAEQRQFNLSLQANGINFDQFLKVRGQTVEEFRVWLHTQAERKLRSWLGLLLVAEKEGLAPSDAEVAAAAAHWDAKLDGERTFPANDARKVRQRLARERAEQFIVEHSTLTPPPDEPVVQQIG
- a CDS encoding DUF3592 domain-containing protein, giving the protein MFNVIIFLLGAGIMFFMALRSVLARRRLCTQGQKVAATVEGTVKSRDGGAYVLAFTTAGGSHRLHYPKPARGKSFAVGDTVTLYYDPDDPEKMYVEGDRATLGAEVLYAVLGVVLLVLTVGIAH
- a CDS encoding leucine-rich repeat domain-containing protein, with the translated sequence MKLHKFIQRICAATVASALTLSLCTPVLAEGIAALPAPTSGTSQPDETGDVPIDPAHFPDENFRKYLGQKAIDDDKNGILSQTEREKVTAIVLHSAGNISDLTGIKYFPNLKELYCNGGDLANLDVSQNTKLTNLYCYNNQLTSLDVSENTKLTELDCSDNQLANLDVSENPELTYLKCGSNQLTRLDLHVNTALETLICDNNQLTSLNLSSNTALTQVYCSGNKRQITVGETGQFDLSALKGFDVSKASGWSEGATVDGNILTVPYGVTEISYRYDLDLGNRKRETFTLTFDKVEEPDLPDDSSAPADTGSTAGGAIAAVAVGGAAVWGGYELVTRVMLHSLLPEGAAIPASRGQLALLVWNTAGRPEPVNAPAFADVTDPDTARAAQWCVEQGLLTLKKDGSFDPDGWTPKFRVIQVWNKAFPKQ
- a CDS encoding LysR family transcriptional regulator: MDFKELEYFSTIVKCGNLTHAARQLYVSQPTLSKFLQKLEEDLGLVLFQRGSRRLKLTYAGQRYYAHVERILSQKREMDAEMTDILRSDRGVLYVGIPPFRCSFSLPKVLPIFHKEFPQVQFRIVEAPSAVLDQKLLNGEIDLAFYMSFERMTGLSYQVMHSDKMYAILSKGHPLEAKSAQRGEFSLEWLAGQTLLLQNRTQRQGQYILQELEKRHIQPAEILESSNIRAAAALAANGYGIGFLSGELLEHLELDIPFGAYPLQNCTLHIESVAAWRTGDYLPRYAQAFVKLMEQV
- a CDS encoding flavocytochrome c; the encoded protein is MKKNKMLYRIVAAVLACAVVALALVTYQSRSSSNAPVAEGAVTATGSAKGMEGDVVVEVTADATTIYSITVKEQNETQGIGSVVCEQLPDTMVAANSYNVDGIAGATVTSDALKEAVKAALTSAGLDASAFAVAQTSDAAVEKTAESLDCDVVIVGAGGAGLTAAAQAAENGAKVIVVEKMPIVGGNSLKATGGMNAADTKYQEALGITDSGVDEFIEDTMNGGHQINDRSLVTVMAEESSDAVDWLDAIGAPLPKVAATGGTTHKYLHEPEDGSAVGSYLVEKLNAQAEKLGVQIMLNTEATEILTENGAAVGIKAESKEHNYTIHAKSVILATGGFGANFDLMASFNPALANAVTTNHAGATGDGILMAEAIGADTVDMDQIQLHPTVYQETGLLVSESVRSMGGILVNAEGKRFCNDLATRDAVSNAELEQPGAYAYIIFDQRIVDDLKSCQKYIKNGLTVSADNYEDLAKAMGLEGDAIQNFVDTMDTWNAAVAAGEDKEFGRNNGIDADLSTAPYYAIKIAPGIHHTMGGLKINTDAEVLDTQGNAIPGLYAAGETTGGVHGGNRIGGNAVCDFVVFGRIAGNNASAYAAN